CCGACCGCGCCCGCGGTGTCGCCGATGACGCTGGTCTCGACGGAGACGGAGTCCAGCGCGCGGGCGATCGAGTTGCCGTTGACGGCCGCGTCGATCTCCTCGCACATGATGGTCTCGAGGCCGCGCATCCCCTCCCCGCCCAGCACCACCCGGCTGACGTCCAGCAGCGCGACCGCCCCCCGCGCCGCCTGGCCCAGCAGCCGCGCGGCCCGGCGGGCCACCTCGTCGGCGGCCGGGTCGCCGCGCCGGGCGGCCCGGCGCAGGCGCTTCCAGTCCTCGGTCAGCGCCTCGGCCGCGCCGCTCAGCCCGATCCGCTCGGCGGCGGCCTCGCCGTGCCGGTGGAAGACCTCCTCGATCAGCGCCCGCGGGCTGCAGTACGGCCCCACGCAGCGGTTGCTGCCGCAGCTGCAGAGCCGGTCGCCCGGCTCCACCGCCATGTGGCCGAACTCCCCGGCGTTGCCCGAATCCCCGTGCAGCACCGTGTCGTTGAGGACGATCCCGCCGCCGATCCCGGCCCCGAAGTAGATGAAGAGGAAGCTGCCGGCCCGCTTCTGCCCGCCGATCCAGCGCTCGCCGATGGCCGCCGCGGTGGCGTCGTTGTCCAGCGCCACCGGCATGTCCAGCGCGGTGCCGAACATGGACAGCAGCGGCACCCGGCCCCAGCCGGAGAGGTTCGGCGGCGAGACCACCTCGCCCGCCGTCCCGTCGATCGGCCCGGGTGCCGCGATCCCCGCGCCCAGCAGCCGCGCGGGGTCCACCTCGGTGCGCCCGACCAGCCGCCTCGCCGTCCGCGCCGCCTGCTCGACCACCGCTGACGGCTCGCCCGGCGCCGAGACGGCGAACCGCCGCCCGGCCACCGTGGACCCCGCGAGGTCCACCAGCACCACCTGGCCGGCGTCCCGGTCCAGGTGGATGCCGACCGCGTAGGCGCCGTCCGCGCGCGGGGAGAGGAGGGTGCGGCGCTTGCCGCCGCTGGAGGGGGCGTGTCCGGATTCGGACACCAGGCCGGCGTCCAGCAGCCGCCGCACCACGTTGGAGACGGTCTGGTTGGTGAGCCCGGTGAGCTCGGCCAGCTCGACCCGGCTGACCGGGCCGCGGACCCGGATCGCGTCCAGCACCACCGCCTGGTTGTAGCCCCCCACCCGGGGGAGGTTGGTACCGCCCGTCGCAGCCACGCCTCGACCTCCTCCTGCCGTGCGCCCGAGCGCAACCGCGCGCCTCCCGGGCCCTCGGAACGACCCCGGAGTTTACACGTACGGAACATTGACTTCGTCCATCCAATGGATTTAGCTATCGCCTCGTCAAGACCCCCTGAAGCCACGTCCGTTCCCCGGCACAACCAGGCATTCATCTGCACCGTCTGTGGGAGGCCCAACGTGCGTACCAGATTGCTCGCCACCGCCGCCGTCGCCGCGGCACTGTCCGCCACCCTCGCCGGCTGCGGCGGCACCGCCGGCGGTGGCAGCAGCAAGTCGATCAAGGTGATCTACTGGCAGCAGCTCAACAGCGCCAACAAGATCCAGGCGAACTACCTCAAGACCCAGGCCGCGGCCTTCGAGAAGGCCAACCCCGGCACCTCGGTCCAACTGGTCCCGGTCACCGCCTCGGAGAACGACTTCTACACCAAGATCGACCTGATGATGCGGGCCCCGTCCACCACCCCGGACCTGGTCTACGAGGACACCGCCACCCTCAACTCCGACGTCGCCAGCGGCTATCTGGCCCCGCTGGACCAGGACCTGTCCTCCTGGTCGGAGTGGCAGAAGTTCGCCCCCGCCGCGAAGGCCGCGGTCCGCGGCACCGACGGCAAGACCTACGCCGTCCCGGACGAGACCGACACCCGCGGCATCTGGTACAACAAGCAGCTCTTCGCCAAGGCCGGCCTGCCCGTCCCGTGGCAGCCCAAGAGCTGGGCGGACGTCCTGAGCGCCGCCCGGGCCATCAAGGCCAAGGTCCCCGGCGCGGTGCCGCTGAACATCTACACCGGGAAGGCGGGCGGCGAGGCCTCCTCGATGCAGGGCCTGGAGATGCTCCTCTACGGCACCCCGGCCGGCTCCAACTCGCTGTACGACGCCAGGACCAAGAAGTGGGTGGTGGGCAGCCAACAGTTCAAGGACGCGCTGCAGTTCGTCAAGACGGTCTACAGCCAGGGCCTGGGCCCCACCCCGTCCCAGGCGCTGAGCGCCAACTTCTCCAACACCATCTCGGACGACCTGCTGCCCTCCGGCAAGCTGGCGATGGACATCGACGGCTCCTGGATGCCGCAGCACTGGATAGCCAGCGGCGACAAGCCGTGGCCGCAGTGGTCCTCGACGATGGCCACCGCCCCCATGCCGACCCAGAACGGCCAGGCGCCCGGCCAGGTCAGCATGTCCGGCGGCTGGGCCTGGTCGATCCCGGCCAAGGCCCGGAACTCCAGTCTGGCCTGGAAGTTCGTCCAGTACCTCAACACCGAGCAGGCCGCGACCCAGTGGAACGTCGTCAACAACACCATCGCGGTGCGGAGCGACGTCGCGGCCGACCCGAAGTACCTGAAGTCGGTGCCCACCAACGCCTTCTTCACCGGTCTGGTCAAGCACACCTACTACCGTCCCGCGCTGCCGGTCTACACCCAGGTGTCCACCGCCATCCAGGACGCCATGGAGTCGGTGACCACCGGCCAGAGCTCGGTGGCGGCCGCGGCGAGCACCTATGACAGCGCGGTCAAGGCCGCCGTGGGCGCCGGGAACACCGAGACCGGCGGCAACCCGTGAGCACGGTGAACGGCACGGCCGGAAGAGCGCAGGCGCCGCTGCGCGCGCTCTTCCGGGGAATGCCGCTGCTGCCGGCCGTCCTGCTGCTGGTGCTCTTCCTGGCCGGGCCGATCGCGTACTGCGTCTACTACGCCTTCACCGACATGCAGCTCACCGGCTCGGCCGTGACCCACTTCGTGGGCCTCGCCAACTTCACCAAGGCGCTGCACGACCCGCAGTTCATCAACTCGGTCGTGCTGACCGTGGTGTTCGTGGTCGGCTCCGCGGTGATCGGGCAGAACACCTTCGGCCTCGCCCTGGCCGTGCTGATGGCCAAGGCGTCCAAGCCGGTCCGGCAGATCACCACCGGCGTGGTGGTGGCCGCCTGGGTGCTGCCCGAGGTGGTCGCCGGATACCTGATGTACGCCTTCTTCTTCCAGCAGGGCTCGCTCAACGCGATCCTCGGCGGGCTCGGCCTGCCGCGGCAGAACTGGCTGTACACCATGCCGATCCTGGCGGTCTGCCTGGCCAACGTCTGGCGCGGGACGGCCTTCTCGATGATGGTCTACTCGGCCGCGCTGGACGAGGTGCCGCAGGAGCTGGTGGAGGCGGCGATGGTGGACGGCGCCGGGCCGTGGCAGCGGCTGTGGCGGGTCACCCTGCCGGTGATCCGGCGGACCATCACCACCAACCTGATGCTGATCACCCTGCAGACGCTGGCCGTCTTCGGGCTGATCTACACCATGACCCACGGCGGCCCCGGGAACCGCACCGAGACGCTGCCCATCTTCATGTACCAGCAGGCCTTCCAGAACAGCCTGATCGGCTACGGGACCGCGATCGCGCTGGTGCTGCTGCTGGTGGGCGCCGTCTTCTCGGCGGTGTACCTCCGGCTGCTGAAGCTGGAGGACGACTGATGGCCCTCACCGACTCGACCCGGAGACTGAGCCTCCGCCAGCCCAGGTCCAAGCCCAAGCCCGGCCGGTCGCCCGCGGCCACCGGGGGACTCTCCGGGCTGCGGAGGCACCTGGCCTCCCGGCTCGCGGTGAACGGCGTGCTGCTGCTGGTCTCGCTGGCCTTCCTGCTGCCGCTGCTGTGGATGCTGCTGGCCTCGCTCAACGCCCACGCCGACTTCACCCTCTCGGTGCCCTCGCCGCCCACGTTCCACAACTTCGGGGCGGTGCTGAACACCACGACCACCTTCCAGCCGATGCTCAACGGGCTGCTGCTGTGCGGCGGCGGCACCCTGATCTGCGTGGTCTGCTCGATCCTGGCCGCGTACCCGCTCTCCCGCTACCGCTCGCGGCTGCGCCGGCCGTTCCTCTACACCGTGCTGTTCAGCACCGGGCTGCCGATCACCGCCGTGATGATCCCGGTGTACAGCATGTTCGTCCAGGTCAACCTGATCGACTCGATGCTCGGGACGACCCTCTTCCTGGGCGCCTCGGCGCTGCCGTTCGGCATCTGGCTGATGAAGAACTTCATGGACGGCGTGCCGCTGGTGCTGGAGGAGGCCGCCCGGATCGACGGGGCCGGCTGGTTCCAGGTGCTGTGGCGGGTGGTGCTGCCGCTGATGCGCTCCGGCGTGACGGTGGTGACGATCTTCACCTTCATCGGGATGTGGGGGAACTTCTTCGTCCCCTTCATCCTGCTGCTCTCCCCGGAGAAGCTGCCCGCCTCGGTCAGCGTCTTCAACTTCCTCAGCGCCCACGACCAGACCCAGTACGGGCAGCTGTCGGCGTTCTCCATCCTCTACTCGATCCCCGTCGTCGTCCTCTACCTGGTGCTCGCGCGCCGGTTCGGCGGCGGATTCGCCCTGGGCGGCGCGCTCAAGGGCTGAGCGCACCCCCGCACCCCACTGACGCGAGAGGCACAGAAAGAATGCACAGCGACCGCGAACTGACCGAGCGCCGGCTCGAACGGGTATTGAGCCAGCGTCTGCGCCCGGCCGTGCACCCCCGGTCCGTCCCGCTGGACGTGGAGGTGTGGGCCGTCCCCGGCGAGCCGGTGCCGGTCCGCGAGGGACTCGCCGCCGACTACCGCCCGACGGCGGTCGGCGAGCCGTGGGGACCCCCCTGGACCACCAGCTGGTTCCGGGTCCGCGGTACCGTCCCCGCCGAGTGGGCGGGCAGCCGGGTGGAGGCCGTCCTGGACCTCGGCTTCGACCGGGACGGGGCCGGCTTCTCCGCCGAGGGCCTGGTCTACCGGCCGGACGGCACCGCGGTGAAGGCCCTCAACCCGCGCAACCTGTGGGTGCCGGTGACCGAACGGGCCGCCGGGGGAGAGGAGTTCGCGGTCTTCGTCGAGGCCGCGGCCAACCCCAAGGTGATGGTCTCAGGACCGGACAGCGACCCCCACGCGCCGACCGCGCTCGGCGGGGTCGCGCCCTGGCTGGGGGAGGGCGGCGAGGGGCCCGGCGAGCCGATCTACCGGCTGCGCCGGATGGAGCTGGCCGTACTGGACACCGCCGTCTGGGAGCTGACGCAGGACCTGGAGGTCCTCGGCCAGCTGATGCACGAGCTCCCGGAGGAGTCCCCGCGCCGCTGGCAGATCCTGCGGGCGGTGGAGCTCGCGCTGGACGCGGTCGACCTCCAGGACATCGGCGGCAGCGCCGAGGCCGCCCGGGCCCGGCTGGCCCCGGCGCTCGCCTCCCCGGCGGCCGGCAGCGCCCACCGGATCTCCGCGGTCGGCCACGCCCATATCGACTCCGCCTGGCTCTGGCCGCTCCGCGAGACCGTGCGCAAGGTGGCCCGCACCGTCTCCAACGTCACCCAGCTGATGGACGACCACCCCGAGTTCCGCTTCGTGATGTCCCAGGCCCAGCAGCTGGCCTGGCTCAAGGAGCACCGTCCGGAGGTGTGGGCGCGGGCCCAGGAGAAGGCCAAGACCGGGCAGTTCCTGCCGACCGGCAGCCTGTGGGTGGAGCCGGACACCAACATCAGCGGCGGCGAGGCGCTGGTCCGCCAGTTCGTCCACGGAAAGCGTTTCTACCTGGACGAGTTCGGGGTCGAGACCGAGGAGATGTGGCTGCCGGACACCTTCGGTTACAACGCCGCCCTCCCGCAGCTGATGAAGCTCGCCGGGGTGCGCTGGTTCCTCACCCAGAAGATCTCCTGGAACACCACCAACAAGTTCCCCCACCACACCTTCTGGTGGGAGGGGATCGACGGCACCCGGATCTTCAGCCACTTCCCGCCGGTGGACAGCTACAACAGCGAGCTCTCCGGTGCCGAACTCGCGCACAGCGTCCGCAACTTCCAGGACAAGAAGCTCTCCGGCCGCTCCCTGGTGCCGTTCGGCTACGGCGACGGCGGTGGCGGCCCCACCCGCGAGATGCTCGCCAGGGCCCGCCGACTGGGCGACCTGGAGGGCTCGCCCCGGGTGGCGATCGAGAGCCCGGCGGAGTTCTTCACCGCCGCCCAGGCCGAGTACAACGACGCCCCGGTCTGGGTCGGCGAGCTCTATCTGGAGTTCCACCGCGGCACCCTGACCAGCCAGTTGGCCACCAAGCAGGGCAACCGCCGGAGCGAGCACCTGCTGCGCGAGGCCGAGCTGTGGGCGGCCACCGCGGCCGTGCGCACCGGCGCCGACTACCCGTACGAGCAGCTGGACCGGTTGTGGAAGACGGTGCTGCTCCACCAGTTCCACGACATCCTCCCTGGCACCTCGATCGCCTGGGTGCACCGCGAGGCCGAGGAGACCCACGCCCGGGTGGCCGCCGAGCTGGAGGAGCTGATCGGCGCGGCGCAGCGGGCGCTGGCCGGCGAGGGCGCCGGCTCCGGCGACGCCGAACTGGTCTTCAACGCGGCCCCGCACGCCCGCCACGGGGTGGCCGCGCTGGGCGCCGCCCGGCGCGAGGAGCCGGCCGCGGTCCGCGCCGAGTCCCGGCCGGAGGGCCTGGTCCTGGAGAACGAGCTGGTCCGGTTCGTGATCGACGGGCGCGGACTGGTGGTCTCCGCCCGCGACCTGACCACCGGCCGGGAGGCGCTGCCGCCCGGCTCCGCCGCCAACCTCCTCCAGCTCCACCAGGACTACCCGAACACCTACGACGCCTGGGACATCGACGCCTTCTACCGCAACTCCGTCCGCGACCTCACCGGCGCCGACGAGGTCGCCGCGACCGAGGACGGCGACGCGGTACGGGTGGTCCGCAGCTTCGGCGACTCGCGGGTCGAGCAGCTGCTCTCGCTGCGCGAGGGGTCGCGCGGGCTGGAGGTCGACACCACCGTCGACTGGCAGGAGTGCGAGAAGCTCCTCAAGGCCGCCTTCCCGCTGGACGTCCGGGCCGCCCACTCCACCGCGGAGATCCCGTTCGGCCACATCGAGCGCCCCACCCACGCCAACACCAGCTGGGACGCGGCCAAGTTCGAGGTCTGCGCCCACCGCTTCCTCCACGTGGGGGAGAAGGACTGGGGCGCGGCCCTGGTCAACGACTCCACCTACGGCCACGACGTCACCCGGGACGTCCGCCCGGACGGCGGCACCACGACGACCGTCCGGCTGTCCCTCCTCCGGGCCCCGCGCTTCCCCGACCCGGACACCGACCGGGGGCGGCACCGGCTGCGCTACACCTTCCTGGTCGGCGCCGAGGTGCCGGACGCGATCCGCGAGGGCTACCGGCTCAACCTGCCGGAGCGGACCGTCGCCGTCCCCGACGCGGCGGCGGTCGCCGAGGTGGGCCCGCTGGTGGGGGTGGACCCGGACGGGGTGGTGATCGAGGCGGTCAAGCTCGCCGACGACCGGTCGGGCGACGTGGTGGTCCGCCTCTACGAGGCGCACGGCGTGCGGGCGCGGGCGGTGCTGGCGACCGGCTTCCCGGTCTCCTCCGCCTGGGAGACCGACCTGCTGGAGCGCCCGCTGACGGACGCCTCCGGGGCCGCGGGGCCGCTCGACGCGGACGGCGGGATCCCGCTCTCCCTCCGGCCGTTCCAGATCCTCACCCTCCGGCTGCGGAGGGGCGAGGGCTAGCGCCGGCCGCCGCTCCCGGCGCCCTCCTCCGCCCCCGCCGTCCTCCGCCGCAGGTGAGACTTCGGTGAGGAGCCCGCGGCAACCGGGGACGGAGGGGCGGGGCGGACCCTCTATGGTGGCGCGATGGCTCGGACAAGGCTCTACCGCGCGGGGAAGCTCGACCTGGAGGACTTCCCCGTCGAGGACATATCGGAATACCTTCCTCAATCGGACGTGGTCGTCTGGCTCGACCTCTGCGATCCCACCGACGAGGACTTCGTCAGGATCGAGGAGGAGTTCGGGCTGCACGAGCTGGCCGTCGAGGACGCCAGGCACCAGCACCAGCGCCCCAAGCTGGACCGCTACCCGACGCACTGCTTCCTGAGCATGTACGCCGTCTGCGGGGTGGAGGACCGGCTGGAGACCTGCGCCCTCTCGGTCTTCGTCACCCCCAACGCGCTGATCACCGTCCGCGCCAGCGACCGCTTCGACATCGACGAGGTGGTCGCCCGCTGGGACGACTCCCGCGAGCTCGCCGAGCACGGCGTCGGCTTCCTGCTGCACGGCCTCCTCGACGTCCTGGTCGACGGCCACTTCGTGGCGGTCCGGGAACTCGACGACCGGATAGAGGACCTGGAGGACCTCCTCTTCTCCGAGGACTCCCGGGAGGCCAGGGACGTCCAGCGGCACTCCTTCGCCCTGCGTAAGAGCCTGGTGCGGCTGCGCCGGGTCGCGCTGCCGATGCGCGAGATGGTCAACACCCTGATCCGCCGCGACCTCCACCTGGTCGCGGACCCGATGGTGCCGTACTACCAGGACGTCTACGACCATGTGCTGCGGGTCGCCGAATGGACGGACTCGCTGCGGGACATGGTCGGCTCGGTGATGGAGACCAACCTCACCATCCAGGGCAACCGGATGAACCTGATCATGAAGAAGCTGGCCGGCTGGGCGTCCATCGTAGCCGTCCCCACCGCCGTGACCGGCTTCTACGGCCAGAACGTGCCGTACCCCGGATTCGGCACCCACTGGGGCTTCCTGGCCTCCTGCCTGGTCACCGTCGGCATCTCGGTCGGCCTCTACCTGGTCTTCCGCCGGCGCGACTGGATCTGACCGGGCGGCGGCCGCCCGGCGCCTATTCTTGACGGGAACTCGCCTGCCCTGCGCGTGAGTTGGGGGTGCCGCAGGATGAGCAGTCCATCCGGTCCGTCCAGTGCGTCCGGTCCGTCCGGTCGATTCGGTCCGTCCGGTCCGCCGGTCGACGAGGGCCCGTCCGGCCCCGTCGCCCGTCCGGCCGCCGCGCCCGACGCCGGCTCGCCGCCGCCGGCCCGGGCGCCGTTCGCGGCGCTGCCGGTGGGGGCCGTCGCGGCGGCCCTCCTCGCGCTGGAGCTCGGCTTCTCCGGCCGCTACGGCTACCACCGGGACGAGCTGTACTTCCTGGTCGCCGGGCAGCACCTGGCTTGGGGCTACCCGGACCAGCCGCCGCTGGTCCCGGCCGTGGCGCGGGCGATGTCGGCCGCCTTCCCGCACTCGCTGGTCGCGTTGCGCGCCCCGATGGCGTCGGCGGTGGCGGCCGTGGTGGTGATGACGGGGCTGCTGGCCCGGGAGTTCGGGGCGCGGCGCGGCGGCCAGACGCTGGCGGCGGGCGGCACGGCGGTCTCCGCGATCGTCCTCGCGCTGGGGCACACCCTGTCGACGGCCACCTTCGCGCTGCTCGCCGAGGTCCTGCTGCTCTGGATGCTGGTCCGGCTGCTCCGCTCCGGGGACGGCCGCTGGTGGCCGCTGATCGGAGTGCTCGCGGGGATCGGGCTGATGGCGGACCCGCTGGTGGGCGCGATCCTGCTGGGGGCCGGGGTGGGGATCCTGGTCTCCGGCCCGCGCCGGGTGCTGTGGTCGCCCTGGCCGGCGCTGGGCGCGGCCGTCGCGGCCGGGCTGTGGCTGCCGTACCTGCTGTGGCAGGCCCGGCACGGCTGGCCGGAGCTTGCGGTCAGCCGGTCGATCGCGGCCGGCGGATCCGGGACCTCGCTGCCGCGCGGGCTCTTCCCGCCGATGCAGGCCGTGGTGGTCTCGGCGTTCCTGACGCCGGTCTGGATCGCCGGGCTGGTGCGGTTGCTGCGCGCCCGCGAGCTGCGCGTCTTCCGGTCGCTCGGCTGGGCGTACCTGGTGCTGGTGGTGCTCTTCACGGCGCTGGCCGGCAAGACGTACTACCTGGTCGCCCTCTACCCGGTGCTGCTGGCGGCGGGCGCCCAGCCCACGCTGGACTGGGTGCGGCGCCGACCGGAGCGGGCCGGCCGGCGGCGGGCGCTGCTGGCGGCCGCCGTGCTGCTGAGCCTCGTCGACGTGGTGGTCTCGCTGCCGGTGGTGCCGGCCGCGATGCTGCACGCCACCCCGATCACGGCCCTGGACGAGCCGGCCGGCGAGACCGTGGGCTGGCCCGTCTACGTACGCCAGGTCGCCGCGGTCTACCGTGCGCTGCCGGTCGCCGAGCGGTCCGGGGCGATCGTGCTGACCCGCAACTACGGGGAGGCCGGAGCCGTGGACTACTTCGGTCCCGCGCTCGGCCTGCCGCCCGCCTACAGCGGCCACAACGGCTTCTACGACTGGGGCCCGCCGCCGGACTCCGCCCGCACCGCGGTGGTGATCGGCTTCCAGCATCAGCCCGGGCTGCTCCGGGGGGCCTTCGGCGACTGCCGCCAGGTGGCCCGGCTGGAGAACGGGCTGCACCTCGACAACGACGAGCAGCACACGCCGCTGTGGATCTGCACCGGCCGCCGCGCCTCCTGGCCGGCGCTCTGGCCGGGCTTCAAGACCCTCGGCTGACGCGGTGGCGCGGCCGGCGGGGTCACCGCCGGCTTCGCCGCCGCAGCAGCGCGCCGACCGCCGAGCCCGCGCAGGCTGCCGGGATGACGATCAGCGCCAGCCGGTCGTACCCGGTGCGCAGGGCCAGCGCCCCGCCGCTGCCGAGGAGGAAGCCGTCCACGAAGAGCCAGCAGACCAGGCCGATCACCGGCGACCAGACGAGCCGTGCGGGCACGGCGGCGATCGCCGCCAGGCAGCCGAACAGCACGATCGCCACCAGGGCGTAGCGATGGCCCAGCGCGAGCAGCAGGACCACCGACAGCACTGCGGCGGAGGCGTACGCCAGCGGCAGGGCCAGGTCGGCCAGAAAGGTGTCCGGCGCCGGAGTGGGCCGCCGGGACCGCGGGGGCCGCTGCGGCTGCGGCGGCCGATACGGCTGCTTCGGGGTGGTTCGCGGATCGAGGAGGAACACGGCTCGTCCTCCGTTCGCTCGTCTGCGCCCGGCCGCGGCCTGCGGCCGTCGATTCCACCCTCCCTCGCTCCGGCCCCCGGCGGGCGGCCCCTTGACGGTCCGTATACGCCGGCGGCTCCCCTCTTGACGCTTTCCTGACGCCGTCGGGCTCGACCGCCGCCGTCTGGGTAGTCGCTGACGTTTCGTCAGGGATGCCTGGCGCGGCTGGGGCGATCGCCCCCGAACGGCCCAGCCGATCCCCGCGCGTCGCACTGCGCGGGCGGCGGCTTCCGCCGCATGCTGGAGTCAGGGCGAGTCGGCGAGAGGAGAGGCGATGCTGTTCACGGCGATGACGCTGCATCCGATGCCGCTGCGGGAGCGGCCGGGGCAGATCGAGTTGGACAAGGCCG
This DNA window, taken from Phaeacidiphilus oryzae TH49, encodes the following:
- a CDS encoding alpha-mannosidase — its product is MHSDRELTERRLERVLSQRLRPAVHPRSVPLDVEVWAVPGEPVPVREGLAADYRPTAVGEPWGPPWTTSWFRVRGTVPAEWAGSRVEAVLDLGFDRDGAGFSAEGLVYRPDGTAVKALNPRNLWVPVTERAAGGEEFAVFVEAAANPKVMVSGPDSDPHAPTALGGVAPWLGEGGEGPGEPIYRLRRMELAVLDTAVWELTQDLEVLGQLMHELPEESPRRWQILRAVELALDAVDLQDIGGSAEAARARLAPALASPAAGSAHRISAVGHAHIDSAWLWPLRETVRKVARTVSNVTQLMDDHPEFRFVMSQAQQLAWLKEHRPEVWARAQEKAKTGQFLPTGSLWVEPDTNISGGEALVRQFVHGKRFYLDEFGVETEEMWLPDTFGYNAALPQLMKLAGVRWFLTQKISWNTTNKFPHHTFWWEGIDGTRIFSHFPPVDSYNSELSGAELAHSVRNFQDKKLSGRSLVPFGYGDGGGGPTREMLARARRLGDLEGSPRVAIESPAEFFTAAQAEYNDAPVWVGELYLEFHRGTLTSQLATKQGNRRSEHLLREAELWAATAAVRTGADYPYEQLDRLWKTVLLHQFHDILPGTSIAWVHREAEETHARVAAELEELIGAAQRALAGEGAGSGDAELVFNAAPHARHGVAALGAARREEPAAVRAESRPEGLVLENELVRFVIDGRGLVVSARDLTTGREALPPGSAANLLQLHQDYPNTYDAWDIDAFYRNSVRDLTGADEVAATEDGDAVRVVRSFGDSRVEQLLSLREGSRGLEVDTTVDWQECEKLLKAAFPLDVRAAHSTAEIPFGHIERPTHANTSWDAAKFEVCAHRFLHVGEKDWGAALVNDSTYGHDVTRDVRPDGGTTTTVRLSLLRAPRFPDPDTDRGRHRLRYTFLVGAEVPDAIREGYRLNLPERTVAVPDAAAVAEVGPLVGVDPDGVVIEAVKLADDRSGDVVVRLYEAHGVRARAVLATGFPVSSAWETDLLERPLTDASGAAGPLDADGGIPLSLRPFQILTLRLRRGEG
- a CDS encoding ROK family transcriptional regulator translates to MAATGGTNLPRVGGYNQAVVLDAIRVRGPVSRVELAELTGLTNQTVSNVVRRLLDAGLVSESGHAPSSGGKRRTLLSPRADGAYAVGIHLDRDAGQVVLVDLAGSTVAGRRFAVSAPGEPSAVVEQAARTARRLVGRTEVDPARLLGAGIAAPGPIDGTAGEVVSPPNLSGWGRVPLLSMFGTALDMPVALDNDATAAAIGERWIGGQKRAGSFLFIYFGAGIGGGIVLNDTVLHGDSGNAGEFGHMAVEPGDRLCSCGSNRCVGPYCSPRALIEEVFHRHGEAAAERIGLSGAAEALTEDWKRLRRAARRGDPAADEVARRAARLLGQAARGAVALLDVSRVVLGGEGMRGLETIMCEEIDAAVNGNSIARALDSVSVETSVIGDTAGAVGAAALILHGHYAPGLRLLTTESTPA
- a CDS encoding carbohydrate ABC transporter permease, with translation MALTDSTRRLSLRQPRSKPKPGRSPAATGGLSGLRRHLASRLAVNGVLLLVSLAFLLPLLWMLLASLNAHADFTLSVPSPPTFHNFGAVLNTTTTFQPMLNGLLLCGGGTLICVVCSILAAYPLSRYRSRLRRPFLYTVLFSTGLPITAVMIPVYSMFVQVNLIDSMLGTTLFLGASALPFGIWLMKNFMDGVPLVLEEAARIDGAGWFQVLWRVVLPLMRSGVTVVTIFTFIGMWGNFFVPFILLLSPEKLPASVSVFNFLSAHDQTQYGQLSAFSILYSIPVVVLYLVLARRFGGGFALGGALKG
- a CDS encoding magnesium transporter CorA family protein, which produces MARTRLYRAGKLDLEDFPVEDISEYLPQSDVVVWLDLCDPTDEDFVRIEEEFGLHELAVEDARHQHQRPKLDRYPTHCFLSMYAVCGVEDRLETCALSVFVTPNALITVRASDRFDIDEVVARWDDSRELAEHGVGFLLHGLLDVLVDGHFVAVRELDDRIEDLEDLLFSEDSREARDVQRHSFALRKSLVRLRRVALPMREMVNTLIRRDLHLVADPMVPYYQDVYDHVLRVAEWTDSLRDMVGSVMETNLTIQGNRMNLIMKKLAGWASIVAVPTAVTGFYGQNVPYPGFGTHWGFLASCLVTVGISVGLYLVFRRRDWI
- a CDS encoding ArnT family glycosyltransferase; this encodes MSSPSGPSSASGPSGRFGPSGPPVDEGPSGPVARPAAAPDAGSPPPARAPFAALPVGAVAAALLALELGFSGRYGYHRDELYFLVAGQHLAWGYPDQPPLVPAVARAMSAAFPHSLVALRAPMASAVAAVVVMTGLLAREFGARRGGQTLAAGGTAVSAIVLALGHTLSTATFALLAEVLLLWMLVRLLRSGDGRWWPLIGVLAGIGLMADPLVGAILLGAGVGILVSGPRRVLWSPWPALGAAVAAGLWLPYLLWQARHGWPELAVSRSIAAGGSGTSLPRGLFPPMQAVVVSAFLTPVWIAGLVRLLRARELRVFRSLGWAYLVLVVLFTALAGKTYYLVALYPVLLAAGAQPTLDWVRRRPERAGRRRALLAAAVLLSLVDVVVSLPVVPAAMLHATPITALDEPAGETVGWPVYVRQVAAVYRALPVAERSGAIVLTRNYGEAGAVDYFGPALGLPPAYSGHNGFYDWGPPPDSARTAVVIGFQHQPGLLRGAFGDCRQVARLENGLHLDNDEQHTPLWICTGRRASWPALWPGFKTLG
- a CDS encoding carbohydrate ABC transporter permease — translated: MPLLPAVLLLVLFLAGPIAYCVYYAFTDMQLTGSAVTHFVGLANFTKALHDPQFINSVVLTVVFVVGSAVIGQNTFGLALAVLMAKASKPVRQITTGVVVAAWVLPEVVAGYLMYAFFFQQGSLNAILGGLGLPRQNWLYTMPILAVCLANVWRGTAFSMMVYSAALDEVPQELVEAAMVDGAGPWQRLWRVTLPVIRRTITTNLMLITLQTLAVFGLIYTMTHGGPGNRTETLPIFMYQQAFQNSLIGYGTAIALVLLLVGAVFSAVYLRLLKLEDD
- a CDS encoding extracellular solute-binding protein, yielding MRTRLLATAAVAAALSATLAGCGGTAGGGSSKSIKVIYWQQLNSANKIQANYLKTQAAAFEKANPGTSVQLVPVTASENDFYTKIDLMMRAPSTTPDLVYEDTATLNSDVASGYLAPLDQDLSSWSEWQKFAPAAKAAVRGTDGKTYAVPDETDTRGIWYNKQLFAKAGLPVPWQPKSWADVLSAARAIKAKVPGAVPLNIYTGKAGGEASSMQGLEMLLYGTPAGSNSLYDARTKKWVVGSQQFKDALQFVKTVYSQGLGPTPSQALSANFSNTISDDLLPSGKLAMDIDGSWMPQHWIASGDKPWPQWSSTMATAPMPTQNGQAPGQVSMSGGWAWSIPAKARNSSLAWKFVQYLNTEQAATQWNVVNNTIAVRSDVAADPKYLKSVPTNAFFTGLVKHTYYRPALPVYTQVSTAIQDAMESVTTGQSSVAAAASTYDSAVKAAVGAGNTETGGNP